GATCCTGGCCTCCGACATCCGGTTCTGCCGCTTCTGAACCGGCTCCCGAGCCCACCCGATTAGCAGGGCCTGCCGTCGTCCTGCGTGTTAGCGTCCGGGAATCATCGGTGTGCCCGGAGGTGGTCATGACGATCGTTCTCGTTCTGGTGCTGGCCCTGCTGATCGGTGTCGTCGCCGGCCTGCGGGCACTGACGCCACCGGCCATGGTCGCCTGGGGCGGTGCACTGGGCTGGATCGATCTGGACGGCACCTGGGCCCAGTGGGTGGCCCACCCACTCACCGTCACGGTGCTGACCATCCTGCTGGTGGTCGAGCTGGTCACCGACCAGCTCCCCAGCACCCCGGCTCGGACGGTGGCCGTGCAGTTCTCGGCCCGGCTGCTCACCGCCGGGTTCGCCGGCGCCGTCCTGGTCACCGGCGCGTTGGCCACGGTCAAGACCGGCACCGTGGTCTCCGGGATCGGGGCGGGGGTCATCGGCGCGGTGCTGGGCACCATGGGCGGCTACCGGGCCCGTAAGGCGCTGGTGGAGCGCAACGGCGGCAAGGACCTTCCCATCGCGCTCATCGAAGACGCCGTGGCCGTTCTCGGCGGATTCGCCGTGGTCGCTCTCGCGACTCTGATCTGATGCCCGCCGACGTCACCGAGTTCGACGCGATCATCGTCGGTGCCGGTCAGGCCGGACCACCGCTGGCCGGCCGGCTGACCGCGGCCGGTCAACGGGTCGCGGTGATCGAACGCAAACTCGTCGGCGGCACCTGCGTGAACTACGGGTGCATCCCCACCAAGACCCTGGTGGCCAGTGCGCATACCGCGCACATCGCCCGCCGCGGAGCCGACTTCGGCATCGACACAGGTGAGATCACCGTCGACATGACGAAGGTCAAGGCCCGCAAGGACAAGATCGTCGAGGGCGACCGGCGCGGTGTGGAGAACTGGATCGAGGGGATGGACGGCGCGACCCTGCTGCGCGGGCACGCCCGATTCACCGATCCACACACCCTCGACATGGACGGCAGGGCGCTGCGCGCCGACCGGATCTTCCTCAACGTCGGGGGCCGTGCCGTGGTGCCGGACCTGCCGGGCCTCTCCGAGATCGACTACCTGACCAATGTGTCTGTGCTGGAACTGGATACGGTGCCCGAACATCTCGTCATCATCGGCGGGAGTTACATCGCCCTGGAGTTCGCGCAGATGTACCGCCGGTTCGGTGCCCGGGTGTCGGTGATCGAGCGTGGTCCGCGACTGACCTCCCGCGAGGACGAAGATGTCTCCGCGGGTATCCGCGACATCCTGGAGGCCGAGGGGATCGAGATCCACACCGGCGCCGATGACATCCGCTTCACCAAGCTGGAGAACGGATTTCAAGTCAGCCCACGCGCCGGCGCCGCCCCGATCGTCGGGAGCCACGCGTTGATCGCCGTCGGCCGGACACCCAACACCGACGATCTCGGTCTGCAGCACGCCGGCGTGCGTACCGATCACCGCGGCTACATCGAGGTCGACGACACCCTGCGTACCGATGTCGAACACATCTGGGCGATGGGGGACTGCAACGGCCGGGGTGCGTTCACGCACACGTCCTACAACGATTTCGAGATCGTGGCCGCGAACCTGCTCGACGATGATCCGCGCCGGGTCAGTGACCGGGTGCCGACCTACGCGCTCTACATCGACCCGCCGCTGGGCCGAGCCGGGATGACCGCCGACGAGGTGCGTCGTTCGGGCCGGAAAGCGTTGGTGGGCAAGCGCCCGATGACGCGCGTCGGGCGCGCGGTGGAGAAGGGCGAGACCCAGGGCTTCATGAAGGTGGTGGTCGACGCCGACACCGAGGAGATCCTGGGCGCCGCGATTCTCGGCGTCGGCGGTGACGAGGTGGTGCACGCCATCCTGGACGTGATGACCGCCAAACTGCCCTACACGGCGATATCGCGGACCATGCACATCCATCCCACCGTCAGCGAGCTGGTGCCCACCCTGCTGCAGGACCTCAAGCCGCTCGATTAACGCGCGGCCCGCATCATCCGCAGCGCCCCGATCTCCGATCCGTTCTTGGTCAGCTCGATGTTGAGCCACAGCACCGTGTCGGCGACGGTCCGGCCCCCGCCGGGCCCCCACGGGAAAGCGCATGGTGCGCCGAGATCGTCGTGGCTCAGCGTGGCCAGGATCTGCCGCCACCGATCGCACAACGATCTGATCGCCCGCACCGAGTTCATCGGGCCGGGCCAACCGATCTCGCCGGGTGGCCGTGCGGGCCGGCCGGTCAGCTCGTCTGCGGCCGCCGACCACCAGTAGATGATGTGCCAGGTGAGCCACCCGACGGTCGGTACCGGGATCGGGTCCGGTTCGGTCTCGGCCCAGTCCGGGTACCAGGATCCGGCCGCATCGCGATGCATCGTCCACACCACCGCCGCGGGTTCCCAGAGGAAATCCTCCTCGGTCAGTGCGCTCAGGTGCAGATCGGTCAGCGCCCAGGCCAGATCGAACTGACCGCGCAGCGCCTCGATCACGGCACCCGCTGCACCAGCAGGGTCTGCGCCGAGGTGCCGATGAATCCGTGCCGGTCGAAGATCTCGGCCGTCGTCACCCCGATGCCATCCGGGCCGATCGACCCGCGGGCCCGCAACGCGAAATCGTTGCCGCGCGGTGCCCGATGCAGGTGCACCGCGGTGTCGGTGTTCATGAACACGAACCGGTCGGGATCCAGCGCCGCGCCCACACCGTTGGCCGAGTCGACCACCATCGCCAGCCGCTGCAGGTCGGTGAGCGGCTCGGAATCCACCAGCGGCACAAGCGGACTCATCCAGGACACCGCGGGCTCGCCGGGCGCCGTCTGCTGCCGGCGCCAGCTCACCGTGTCCAGATAGCCGGGGGCGCCCATCCATCCGTGCGCGTCGGCCGAGGCCGCGCCCTCGACCAGGGGTGGGTACCGGTCGGTGGCCGCGTCCGCGGTGTCGCTGGCCGCCAGCAGCCAGGCACTCACCCGGGCCAGCACCCGGTCGGATCCCTCCACCGCGCGCATCTCCGCGACCGCCATCGTGATCCGCGCGCCGGGGCGCTCCACCCAGGCGCGGACCTTCACCGGGGCCACCGGGATGGCGCCCAGGATGTCCAGCAGGAGCCGACCCACCCGCAACTCCGGGCGGTCGGTGTAGAGCTCCTCGATCGTCTTGGTCAACAGCGCCAGCGGCGGCGACCCGTGCTGGATCGAGGAGTCCCAGTTGCTGGCGGTGCCGATGCTGGATTCGAAGAACTGGAAACCGTCGGACTCGGGAAGCCGTCGGTAGTGGGAGTCGCTCACTCTGGCACCATCTCCGGGGCGCTGCGTCCCTGGGGCTCGGGCTGCTCCGGCCAGCCCGGGTACAGCGGCGGGGTGCCGCCGAACTCCGGGCAGAACTGCTGATGGGCGCACCAGCCGCACAGCTTCGACCGACTGGCCCGGAAATCGCCTGTGCTACCCGCGGATTGGATCGCCCGCCAGATCGCGGTCAGTGTCCGCTCGAAACGCTGGAGCTCGTCGACATCGGGGGAGTAGTCGAGCACCTGGCCGTCGGCGAGGTAGAGCAGCCGCAGTTTCGCCGGCAGCACACCACGCGACCGCCACAGTGCGACGGCGTAGAACTTCATCTGGAACAGCGCCTTGGCCTCGGCCAGGGCCCACAGCTGCGACGGCGACTTGCCGGTCTTGTAGTCGACCACCCGCATCTCACCGGTCGCGGCGATGTCGATGCGGTCGACGAAGCCCCGCAGCAGCGTGCCGTCCTCCAACTCGACCTCGACCCGTTGTTCACAGCTGTGCGGGTCGAACCGCGTCGGGTCCTCCAGCCGGTAGTAACCGGACAACAGCTTGCGGGCGTCGCGCAGCAGTTCGGTGCGCATGGCCGCGTCCAGTTCCAGCCCCGATTCACCGGCCTCGGCCACCACCCGGTCCAGGGCCGGATCGACCAGCGTCAGCGCGGTGTCGTGGCCGCGCTCGGCCGCGGGCAGTGCGTAGAGCTCCTCGAGCGCGGCGTGCACCACCGACCCCCGCAGCTGGGCGGCCGAGACGGGTTCGGGCAGCCGGTCGATGGCCCGGAAGCGGTACAGCAGCGGGCACTGCTTGAAGTCGCTGGCCCGTGACGGGGACAGGGCCGGACGCCAACCGGTCCGCGAAGGTGCTGGCGCGCTCATACCCAGCAGCCTAAGCCCGGCTCCCGACAACCTTTCGGATGACGACGATTCGGAACGGTGGCGGCGCGTCTGGCAGGCTGACCCCGTGCAAATCACTGGTCCGTTCGTCGTCGGCGATCGCGTACAACTCACCGATGCCAAGGGACGGCACTACACCATGGTGCTCGCGCCCGGTGCCGAGTTCCACACCCACCGCGGCGCCATCCCGCACGACAACGTGATCGGCCAACCCGAGGGCAGCGTCGTCAAGTCCACCAACGGCGACCCCTTCCTGGTGTTGCGGCCGCTGCTCATCGACTACGTGCTGTCCATGCCGCGCGGTGCGCAGGTGATCTATCCCAAGGACGCGGCCCAGATCGTGCACGAGGGCGACATCTTCCCCGGTGCTCGGGTGCTGGAGGCCGGCGCGGGTTCCGGCGCGCTGACCTGTTCGCTGTTGCGCGCGGTGGGGCCGACCGGCCAGGTCATCTCCTACGAGGTGCGCGACGACCATGCCGTGCACGCCATCAGGAATGTGGAGACGTTCTTCGGTGAGCGGCCGGCCAACTGGGACCTGCGGATCGCCGACCTCAACGAATACCCCTCAGAGGGCCCGCAGGTGGACCGGGTGGTCCTGGACATGCTGGCGCCCTGGGACGTCCTGGACACGGTGTCCACGGCGCTGGTGGCCGGTGGCGTGCTGATCGTCTACGTGGCCACCGTCACCCAGCTGTCCCGCACTGTGGAGGCGCTGCGCGAGCAGCAGTGCTGGACCGAGCCCCGGGCCTGGGAGACCATGCAGCGCGGCTGGAACGTGGTCGGCCTGGCGGTGCGGCCGCAGCACAACATGCGCGGGCACACCGCGTTCCTGATCAGCGCCCGCAAGTTGGCGCCGGGCACCGTGACGCCCACCCCGCTGCGCCGTAAACGACCCCAGGTCTGATCCGGCTACTCGTCGGTGCTGCGGTGCAGCCCGCGCCGGGTGCAGAGCAACTCCAGCTCCGGTCGGGCCGCCACCAGACGTTCGGCGGCGTCGAGCACGTCGACGACGTGCGCCCGATCGCCGGCCACCACCGAGATGCCGATGCCGGCGCGGCGGTGCAGATCCTGGTCCCCGGTTTCGGCCGCCGACACGGCGAACCGTCGGCGCAGTTCGGCGATCACCGGGCGGATCACCGAGCGCTTCGCCTTCAGGGAGTGCACATCGCCGAGCAGCAGGTCACATTCCAGCCAGCCGATCCACATGGTCCTACCGTGGGGGTTCCGGCGGCGGGGGCGGACCCAGTTCGAGCAGCTGATCGGCGGTGTCCCGGGTCAGCTGCCAGGCCCCCTCGTACGGGGTGAACTGCATCGGGAAAGTGAACGGCGGCGCCTGGGGGCCCGGGTTGGCCGATTCGGCGGTGACTGTGGCCACCACATCGCCGTAATCGGTGGGTGACCAGGTCAGATCCGCGGCGCGGAAGGTCAGCGGCGCCAGCCCGCCGTCGACGGTCGCCTTGGCGAACCGGTCCAGCGCGGGCCCGTCCTCGGCGGTGGCGTGCTGAACCAGCGCCACCTTCTGCTCACCGGGAATCGATGGGTCGGCGAGCTGCTGCAGGACGGCGGTCAGCGCTTCGGGCGCCGGCAACGGCGCCTGCGGAGCCGTCTGGGGACCGGGCGTCGCCGTCGAGAACGGCGACGGTTCGGGCATCGGTGGCACCGGCTCCTGCGCGCAGCCCGACAGTCCGAGCACCAGCACCGAGATGGTGGCGCTCAGGACCGCCCTGGCGGGCAGCGCAGCGAGGCGGCGCATCGTCGTGGCGTCAGCCAACCGCCGAGAGCAGCGCCATCGCGGACTGCTTGGAGACCTGCCAGCCGGTGGGGCTGGGACCGGCGATGAAGGTGACGCCCTGGGTGGCGGTGCCGCCGGTGGCCGCGGTGGCGGTCACGTTCGCGGTGGCAACCGGGCCGTTCACGTCGATGTCGACGACGTTGAAGGTCAGCGGGAACTGTCCCTTGGCGGCCGCGTTGCTGTAGGCACGGTCGGCGGCGATGGTCTCGATGCGGCCCATACCGCCCTCGATGAAGGCCTTCTTGCCGGCGAATCCGCCCGGTCCGGCGAGCCCGGCGAGCGTCTGCACCAGCGGCGCCTGCAGTTCGGGCGCGGGCGCCTGGGGCATCGGGGTGTCCCATACGACCGGTGTGATGGCCGGGGCGGCGCCGGACGCAACCGACGTCACACCCGCGGTCGCAGCGGTAACGATGCCGGCTGCTGCCGCGCTGGTTACGAAGCCGATTGCGAGGGTTTTGAAGATCACAGTGGGCCTTTCAATGGGGCAGACTCATCAAGGAGGTTAACAGCGTTGCGGGTGTGTCGAATTCCTAGAGCAGACACAATGGCTCAATCGCCGGTAGCGTTGAAGGTGTTACTGCACCAGCATTCGGTGCGGGAGGGAGCGCAACATGAGTGAGTCCGAGCGTTCTGAAAGTTTCGGAACACCCCACGAATCCGGTATGTCCGTCGAGGATGCCGCCGAGTTGGAGCGTTTGCGCCGGGAAGCCGCCGCACTGCGCGAACAACTGGAGGGCACCGTCGGACAGTCCAGTGGGTTGCGTACCGCCCGCGACGTTCAGCAGCTCGAGGCGCGGATCGACTCCTTGGCGGCACGTAACGCCAAACTGATGGACACGCTCAAGGAGGCCCGTCAGCAATTGCTGGCGCTGCGCGAGGAGGTGGACCGGCTCGGTCAGCCGCCCAGCGGCTACGGGGTGCTGCTCGCGACCCACGAGGACGAGACCGTCGACGTCTTCACCTCCGGACGCAAGATGCGGCTCACACTGTCCCCGAACATCGAACCGGCCGGCCTCAAGCAGGGCCAGACGGTGCGCCTCAACGAGGCGCTGACCGTCGTCGAGGCAGGCACCTTCGAGGCGGTCGGTGAGATCAGCACCTTGCGCGAGATCCTGTCCGACGGGCATCGCGCGCTGGTGGTCGGGCACGCCGACGAGGAACGCATCGTGTGGCTGGCCGAACCGCTGATCGCCGAGGAGTTCCTGCCCGAGGGCACCGTGGTGGAGCCCTCGCTGGACGGTGAACAGCCCCGCAAGCTGCGCCCCGGCGACTCACTCCTGGTCGACACCAAGGCCGGGTACGCCTTCGAGCGCATCCCCAAGGCCGAGGTGGAGGATCTGGTGCTGGAGGAGGTGCCCGACGTCAGCTACGGTGACATCGGCGGCCTGACCCGGCAGATCGAGCAGATCCGCGACGCGGTGGAGCTGCCGTTCCTGCACAAGGATCTGTACCGGGAGTACGCGCTGCGCCCGCCCAAGGGTGTGCTGCTCTACGGTCCGCCCGGGTGCGGCAAGACGCTGATCGCCAAGGCGGTGGCCAACTCGCTGGCCAAGAAGATGGCCGAGCTGCGCGGCGAGGACTCCCGCGAGGCGAAGTCGTACTTCCTGAACATCAAGGGCCCCGAGCTGCTCAACAAGTTCGTCGGCGAGACCGAGCGTCATATCCGGCTGATCTTCCAGCGGGCGCGGGAGAAGGCGTCCGAGGGCACCCCGGTGATCGTGTTCTTCGACGAGATGGACTCGATCTTCCGTACCCGCGGCACGGGCGTGAGCTCGGACGTGGAGACCACCGTGGTGCCGCAGTTGCTCAGCGAGATCGACGGCGTCGAGGGCCTGGAGAACGTCATCGTCATCGGCGCCTCCAACCGCGAGGACATGATCGACCCGGCCATCCTGCGGCCCGGCCGTCTGGACGTGAAGATCAAGATCGAGCGGCCCGACGCCGAAGCCGCCCAGGACATCTTCAGCAAGTACCTCACCGAAGATCTGCCGATCAACGAGGACGATCTGCAGGAGTTCGTCGGTGACCGCTCGCTGACGATCAAGACGATGATCGAGAAGGTCGTGGACCGGATGTACGCCGAGATCGACGACAACCGGTTCCTGGAGGTCACCTACGCCAACGGTGACAAGGAAGTCATGTACTTCAAGGACTTCAACTCCGGCGCCATGATCCAGAACGTGGTGGACCGGGCGAAGAAGTACGCCATCAAGTCGGTGCTGGAGACCGGGCAGAGGGGTCTGCGTATCCAGCACCTGCTCGATTCGATCGTCGACGAGTTCGCCGAGAACGAGGACCTGCCGAACACCACGAATCCCGATGACTGGGCCCGGATCTCGGGCAAGAAGGGGGAGCGGATCGTCTACATCCGCACCCTGGTCACCGGGAAGACTTCGTCGGCCAGCCGGGCCATCGACACCGAGTCGAACCTGGGCCAGTACCTGTAGTCACCTGTAGCCGAACGGTCGTGAAGGGCCGCAGAACCCACCGGTTCTGCGGCCCTTCGCGTCTGCCGGCACGGGATGGGTACCGTCAGGCCTTGGCGCACATGGTGGTTGGCCGACCTGGCAGGTCTGTTCACCTGACCACAGCACGGTCACTTCGTAGGGAATGGCGATGATCCCCAGCGCCAGGAAGAAGGCGAACAGCCCGGCGGTGAACAGCACCACCTGAATCGTCTGGGCCACCACCATGACCGCGACCACGTTGATCCGCTCGGGCAGGGAACCCCTCGAGGCCCCGGAACCGGTAAGGCACAGTGGACGGATGCGACGTGGACTGGCCCGACCCGGCAACTGGGGGATCTCGGCGCGTTCGGCGTTCGTCGCGGCCAGTGTGGTGTTCGTCGCTCTCGGCGTGACGGGCATGGTGCTGGCCGGCGTGCTGTACCGATCGATGCTCAGCGAGGTCGACAATGCCGCCGCGGCGCGGGTGGCCCGGGCTGCGGCGATCATCGCCGCGCGTGGCCCGGACGGGCTCGATGACACCCTGCTCAGCACGGACTCACGCATCCTGGCGGTCCAGGTGATCGGTGCCGACGGAACCGTGCTCCGCCGGTCCCCGGGGGCCCCGGCCTCGCCGCTGATCCCGGTGGGAGCGCTCGGGACCGGCCCGCGAATCGGTATGCCCGAGCATGATTCACCCTTCGGCCAGATCCGGTTCAGCGCGCAGACGATCAGCGGCCCGGACGACGCGCAGTACACGGTGGTGGTCGGGGAGGGCAGCCCGCTGGTGTTGTCCACGGTGGGCACCGTGGTGACCGCGCTGGCGGTGGCCGCTCCGGTGGTCATCGCGGTGTCGGCGGCCGCGACATACCTGTTGGTGCGCCGGTCGATGCGCTCGGTCGATGACATCCGATCCCGGGTCGCCGCCATCACCACCTCCGATCTGACCGAACGGGTCCCGGTGCCCGACAGCCGGGACGAGATCGCCGCACTGGCGGTGACGATGAACGAGATGCTGGCCCGCGTCGAGGCAGGCCATACGGCACAGCAGCGGTTCGTCGGCGACGCCTCCCATGAACTGCGCAGCCCGCTGGCCACCATCATCTCGGCACTGGAGGTCGCCCAGGCGCACCCGGATCTGCTCAACGCCGATCTGGCCGAGCACACGCTGATGCCCGAGGCGCAGCGGATGCGCTCGCTCATCGACGATCTGCTGTTGCTGGCCCGCGCCGACGAACAGGGCTGGAACATCCGCCATGACGATGTGGATCTCGACGATCTGGCGGCCGGCGAGATCGAGCGGATCCGGCGCGAGCACGCTCTGGAGGTGACCGCCACGATCACCCCGGCCCGGGTGACCGGGGACCCGGCGGCGCTGGCCAGGGTGCTGCGCAATCTGCTGGATAACGCTGCGCGGCACGCAACCTCGGTGATCGAGGTCGACCTGCGCCGCGCCGGTGCCGATGTGGTGCTCATGATCGGCGACGACGGGCCCGGAATACCCGCACCGGACCGGCTCCGGGTGTTCGACCGCTTCGTGCGTCTGGATGAGGGCCGCTCACGGGGTGCGGGCGGCACCGGTCTGGGGTTGGCGATCGTCTCGGAGATCGTCGCCGCACATCTCGGGCAGGTGCGCATCGAGGACCGTCCCGGCGGTGGGACGCGTGCGGTGGTTCAGCTGACCGCCGTTGGACTGGCGACCGATCAGTGGTCGGCGGCCAACCGGTAGCCGACGCCGCGGATGGTCTCGATGGTGCTGGTGCCGAACGGAATATCGATCTTTCGGCGTACGTAGCCGACGTAGACCTCGACGACGTTGTCCGGCCCGTCGTAGTGGGCGTCCCAGACGTTGTGCAGGATGTCGGCCTTGGTCACGGCGACGTTCTTGTTGCGCATCAGGTACTCCAGTACCCCGTACTCGCGCGGGGTCAGTGACAGCGCCTTGTCG
This region of Mycolicibacterium diernhoferi genomic DNA includes:
- a CDS encoding DUF4126 family protein — its product is MTIVLVLVLALLIGVVAGLRALTPPAMVAWGGALGWIDLDGTWAQWVAHPLTVTVLTILLVVELVTDQLPSTPARTVAVQFSARLLTAGFAGAVLVTGALATVKTGTVVSGIGAGVIGAVLGTMGGYRARKALVERNGGKDLPIALIEDAVAVLGGFAVVALATLI
- a CDS encoding FAD-containing oxidoreductase, which gives rise to MPADVTEFDAIIVGAGQAGPPLAGRLTAAGQRVAVIERKLVGGTCVNYGCIPTKTLVASAHTAHIARRGADFGIDTGEITVDMTKVKARKDKIVEGDRRGVENWIEGMDGATLLRGHARFTDPHTLDMDGRALRADRIFLNVGGRAVVPDLPGLSEIDYLTNVSVLELDTVPEHLVIIGGSYIALEFAQMYRRFGARVSVIERGPRLTSREDEDVSAGIRDILEAEGIEIHTGADDIRFTKLENGFQVSPRAGAAPIVGSHALIAVGRTPNTDDLGLQHAGVRTDHRGYIEVDDTLRTDVEHIWAMGDCNGRGAFTHTSYNDFEIVAANLLDDDPRRVSDRVPTYALYIDPPLGRAGMTADEVRRSGRKALVGKRPMTRVGRAVEKGETQGFMKVVVDADTEEILGAAILGVGGDEVVHAILDVMTAKLPYTAISRTMHIHPTVSELVPTLLQDLKPLD
- a CDS encoding DinB family protein, translating into MIEALRGQFDLAWALTDLHLSALTEEDFLWEPAAVVWTMHRDAAGSWYPDWAETEPDPIPVPTVGWLTWHIIYWWSAAADELTGRPARPPGEIGWPGPMNSVRAIRSLCDRWRQILATLSHDDLGAPCAFPWGPGGGRTVADTVLWLNIELTKNGSEIGALRMMRAAR
- a CDS encoding thioesterase family protein, translating into MSDSHYRRLPESDGFQFFESSIGTASNWDSSIQHGSPPLALLTKTIEELYTDRPELRVGRLLLDILGAIPVAPVKVRAWVERPGARITMAVAEMRAVEGSDRVLARVSAWLLAASDTADAATDRYPPLVEGAASADAHGWMGAPGYLDTVSWRRQQTAPGEPAVSWMSPLVPLVDSEPLTDLQRLAMVVDSANGVGAALDPDRFVFMNTDTAVHLHRAPRGNDFALRARGSIGPDGIGVTTAEIFDRHGFIGTSAQTLLVQRVP
- a CDS encoding RecB family exonuclease, which translates into the protein MSAPAPSRTGWRPALSPSRASDFKQCPLLYRFRAIDRLPEPVSAAQLRGSVVHAALEELYALPAAERGHDTALTLVDPALDRVVAEAGESGLELDAAMRTELLRDARKLLSGYYRLEDPTRFDPHSCEQRVEVELEDGTLLRGFVDRIDIAATGEMRVVDYKTGKSPSQLWALAEAKALFQMKFYAVALWRSRGVLPAKLRLLYLADGQVLDYSPDVDELQRFERTLTAIWRAIQSAGSTGDFRASRSKLCGWCAHQQFCPEFGGTPPLYPGWPEQPEPQGRSAPEMVPE
- a CDS encoding tRNA (adenine-N1)-methyltransferase, translated to MQITGPFVVGDRVQLTDAKGRHYTMVLAPGAEFHTHRGAIPHDNVIGQPEGSVVKSTNGDPFLVLRPLLIDYVLSMPRGAQVIYPKDAAQIVHEGDIFPGARVLEAGAGSGALTCSLLRAVGPTGQVISYEVRDDHAVHAIRNVETFFGERPANWDLRIADLNEYPSEGPQVDRVVLDMLAPWDVLDTVSTALVAGGVLIVYVATVTQLSRTVEALREQQCWTEPRAWETMQRGWNVVGLAVRPQHNMRGHTAFLISARKLAPGTVTPTPLRRKRPQV
- a CDS encoding DUF503 domain-containing protein, giving the protein MWIGWLECDLLLGDVHSLKAKRSVIRPVIAELRRRFAVSAAETGDQDLHRRAGIGISVVAGDRAHVVDVLDAAERLVAARPELELLCTRRGLHRSTDE
- the arc gene encoding proteasome ATPase, which gives rise to MSESERSESFGTPHESGMSVEDAAELERLRREAAALREQLEGTVGQSSGLRTARDVQQLEARIDSLAARNAKLMDTLKEARQQLLALREEVDRLGQPPSGYGVLLATHEDETVDVFTSGRKMRLTLSPNIEPAGLKQGQTVRLNEALTVVEAGTFEAVGEISTLREILSDGHRALVVGHADEERIVWLAEPLIAEEFLPEGTVVEPSLDGEQPRKLRPGDSLLVDTKAGYAFERIPKAEVEDLVLEEVPDVSYGDIGGLTRQIEQIRDAVELPFLHKDLYREYALRPPKGVLLYGPPGCGKTLIAKAVANSLAKKMAELRGEDSREAKSYFLNIKGPELLNKFVGETERHIRLIFQRAREKASEGTPVIVFFDEMDSIFRTRGTGVSSDVETTVVPQLLSEIDGVEGLENVIVIGASNREDMIDPAILRPGRLDVKIKIERPDAEAAQDIFSKYLTEDLPINEDDLQEFVGDRSLTIKTMIEKVVDRMYAEIDDNRFLEVTYANGDKEVMYFKDFNSGAMIQNVVDRAKKYAIKSVLETGQRGLRIQHLLDSIVDEFAENEDLPNTTNPDDWARISGKKGERIVYIRTLVTGKTSSASRAIDTESNLGQYL
- a CDS encoding HAMP domain-containing sensor histidine kinase, with the translated sequence MRRGLARPGNWGISARSAFVAASVVFVALGVTGMVLAGVLYRSMLSEVDNAAAARVARAAAIIAARGPDGLDDTLLSTDSRILAVQVIGADGTVLRRSPGAPASPLIPVGALGTGPRIGMPEHDSPFGQIRFSAQTISGPDDAQYTVVVGEGSPLVLSTVGTVVTALAVAAPVVIAVSAAATYLLVRRSMRSVDDIRSRVAAITTSDLTERVPVPDSRDEIAALAVTMNEMLARVEAGHTAQQRFVGDASHELRSPLATIISALEVAQAHPDLLNADLAEHTLMPEAQRMRSLIDDLLLLARADEQGWNIRHDDVDLDDLAAGEIERIRREHALEVTATITPARVTGDPAALARVLRNLLDNAARHATSVIEVDLRRAGADVVLMIGDDGPGIPAPDRLRVFDRFVRLDEGRSRGAGGTGLGLAIVSEIVAAHLGQVRIEDRPGGGTRAVVQLTAVGLATDQWSAANR